A genome region from Pangasianodon hypophthalmus isolate fPanHyp1 chromosome 11, fPanHyp1.pri, whole genome shotgun sequence includes the following:
- the abca7 gene encoding phospholipid-transporting ATPase ABCA1 isoform X1, with product MAIGTQLLLLLWKNFTYRRRNKIQLIIELLWPLFLFFILIAVRHSHPPYKHSQCHFPNKALPSAGTLAWVQGIICNINNPCFHYPTPGETPGEVGNFNNSILSRLFVDGRTILSNLGNQTTLSALENLSLAVQRLGERQEAWPNLTVEEYLRVNETFSSFLRTNCSLPPSAVDQLLRARLSLQVVSLAGAGMRLSDIVCNATLLDRYLTVEGDSSLTELQQYLCAVPSDLLQQAEQIFLSQLNLSKIFTRERLLSNAAEVRLLSQAVSSVARDFTSHLNDMSALSSFTELNAELRLLFPESGSVLPRESFRAFSRIMCGHPEVGGEKIPSFNWYEDHDIKSFMGKDGTEENGLENDNTTTPFCKNLIQTLESNPLSRMVWRGIKPLFIGKLLYTPDTPATQSIMKEVNRTFQDFEIVAEVNAAWEEVGPRLKSFMESSVEIRMLQDLLRRPEVAVVVNLQLENTSWTASRIARFLSTPNRDTPKKEGAPATWLDLYQDFNSTISFLSQLTKCFSLNKLEGMATEGQLVERALELLEDRQFWAGIVFLLPDPSSSDLPPHVKYKIRMDIDDVTRTNKIKDKFWDPGPAAEPFSDLRYIWGGFVYVQDLVERAITRVLSGKQPTTGIYIQQMPYPCFVDDVFLRVLNRSLPLFMTLAWIYSVAMIIKGMVYEKEARLKETMKIMGLGSGTLWLSWFISSYLPFLFSSGLLITALKLGDILPYSDPAVIFFFLAAFATATIMLCFLISTFFSRANLAAACGGLIYFSLYLPYVLCVAWREYLTSTHRILASFLSPVAFGFGCEYFSQYEEQGVGIQWFNLLSSPTEGDNYNFTTSIIMLYVDAFIYGVATWYIEAVFPGQYGIPRPWYFIFQLNYWGGVPLEADIPIPPVPCDQPDDKIEPEPSHLVLGVAIHDLVKIYKKGAKLAVNHLNLKFYEGQITSFLGHNGAGKTTTMSILTGLFPPTAGTVYIKGRDIRTDMDIIRRTLGVCPQHNVLFPMLTVEEHVWFYGRLKGMSSAEVKEEMASLLEDVGLLHKRHEQTRNLSGGMQRKLSVAIAFIGGSKVVVLDEPTAGVDPYSRRGIWDLLLKYRKDRTIILSTHYMDEADLLGDRIAIISQGKLCCCGSPLFLKARLGTGYYLTIVKKELPSLTPSSTSAANLSASTLMKESDSSMSDDTGLGNELYGSDVSGLVALAQHHIARAQLVEDVGREAVINFPHAASEDGTLALFLAELEKRQSEFGVVSYGLSDTTLEEIFLKVAEETGVDADPEGSEGELSEDRDTERIQHCKTDANETDPLSSNVQGGMTLTGWGLTWQQLRALFIKRLKYALRSRRGFIAQIVLPAVFVLVALLFSLIVPPFGKYPPLELQPWMYGEQYTFFSNDAPENPEIQNLLDALLDPPGFGTKCMESDMEPQCEDSEAGTVFLRPQISYTTWQLFNKVNWTVELPSPGCECSTEDVRRMLPECPLGAGGLPPPQIKRLTGDLLQNLTGRNISDYLIKTYPQILKKSLKTKKWVNEFRYGGFSLGSKSSQGQTDIHQLEQSVMAIRTRYKIAQNGSLDQLLDRLPGLLTGLSSQNNVKVWFNNKGWHAMVSFVNIMNNGLLRASLPPGPDRRKHGITAYNHPLNLTKEQLTEFALMTTSVDVLVSICVIFAMSFVPASFVLFLIEERVSKSKHLQFVSGVKPILYWTANFVWDMLNYTVPATMVVLIFISFQQQSYVSEKNLPALVLLLLFYGWSITPLMYPASFVFSVPSTAYVVLTSINLFIGINGSIATFVLELFVDEHLNEVNRILKKVFLIFPHFCLGRGLIDMAKNQAMADAFQRLGNTQTLEPLAWDFVGKNLFAMAVEGVVFFIFTVLLQYKFFIHFRMWSDPVLPPLGPEDEDVANERERVKSNKTQDNILIVRDLSKVYKAGKRPAVNQLCLGIPRGECFGLLGVNGAGKTSTFRMLTGDTTITYGDAFLNNYSVLNDMDRVHQLMGYCPQFDAINDLLTGREHLEFYARLRGVPEPYVAKVSQWGVKKLGLTQYAEQEAGGYSGGNKRKLSTAISLIGAPPVVFLDEPTTGMDPKAKRFLWNCILSVIKEGRAVVLTSHSMEECEALCTRMAIMVNGRFQCLGSVQHLKNRFGDGYTIILRLSAPSPDSCPVNAYIQNCFPGIKLKERHHNVLQYQLPTHACSLAHVFDILSNNSEELGIAEYSVSQTTLDQVFVNFAKEQMDDDDQLREVAINSGSDATQSRTPQQSSQTIYPSLTTSFEPKRSVSQVTAAQSPHPLSSSQSSQPGAAWSKTKESKCSKTKQPQQIQMQPLMDFSANGLKCTEEEKSQSKDLTKLFIVKT from the exons ATGGCCATAGGAACCCAGCTCTTACTCCTGCTGTGGAAGAACTTCACCTACCGCAGGAGGAACAAG ATCCAGCTGATCATAGAGCTGCTTTGGCCTCTCTTCCTGTTCTTCATCCTCATCGCTGTACGTCACTCGCACCCTCCCTACAAGCACAGTCAGT GTCACTTCCCCAACAAAGCTCTCCCGTCTGCCGGCACTCTAGCATGGGTTCAGGGCATCATCTGCAACATCAACAACCCATGCTTCCACTATCCAACTCCAGGGGAAACGCCGGGTGAAGTGGGAAATTTTAATAACTCAAT ACTTTCTCGACTATTCGTGGATGGCAGGACCATTCTCTCCAACCTTGGCAATCAGACAACCCTCTCAGCCTTAGAGAACCTCTCGCTTGCTGTTCAGAGACTGGGCGAGAGGCAGGAAGCTTGGCCAA ATCTGACAGTGGAAGAGTACCTAAGGGTCAATGAGACATTCTCCTCCTTCTTGAGGACAAACTGCAGCCTTCCTCCTTCAGCTGTAGACCAGTTACTGAGAGCACGACTCAGCCTCCAGGTG GTGTCACTGGCAGGTGCTGGGATGCGTCTGTCCGATATCGTCTGTAATGCCACACTCCTGGACCGCTACCTCACAGTGGAAGGAGACTCCTCACTCACTGAGCTGCAGCAGTACTTATGTGCTGTTCCCTCAGATTTGCTGCAGCAGGCCGAGCAAATCTTCCTTTCACAACTGAACCTCAGCAAGATTTTCACA AGGGAGCGACTCCTCTCCAATGCTGCTGAAGTGCGTCTGCTCAGCCAGGCTGTCTCCTCTGTGGCTCGGGACTTCACCTCACATTTGAATGAC ATGTCTGCTTTATCCAGCTTCACGGAGCTGAATGCAGAACTGAGACTGCTTTTTCCAGAGAGTGGCTCAGTGCTACCGCGTGAGAGTTTTCGAGCTTTCTCCAGGATTATGTGCGGGCATCCTGAGGTGGGCGGTGAGAAGATTCCTTCCTTTAACTGGTATGAAGACCATGACATCAAGTCCTTCATGGGTAAAGATGGGACAGAGGAAAATGGCTTGGAAAATGACAACACTACCA ctcCATTTTGTAAAAACCTGATTCAAACCCTTGAGTCGAATCCCCTCTCTCGCATGGTATGGAGAGGCATTAAGCCACTTTTCATTGGGAAACTTCTGTACACACCGGATACTCCTGCTACACAGAGCATCATGAAAGAG GTGAACAGGACATTCCAGGACTTTGAGATTGTGGCGGAGGTAAACGCCGCATGGGAGGAAGTGGGACCCAGGCTGAAGAGCTTCATGGAAAGCAGTGTGGAGATCCGTATGCTACAG GATTTGCTGAGGCGACCCGAGGTGGCCGTTGTGGTGAATCTTCAACTGGAGAACACTTCTTGGACAGCTTCTCGCATCGCACGCTTCCTCTCCACGCCGAATCGAGACACTCCTAAGAAAGAAGGGGCGCCTGCTACATGGTTGGACCTGTATCAGGATTTCAATAGCACCATAAGCTTCTTGTCCCAGCTCACAAAG TGTTTTTCGCTGAATAAGCTGGAGGGAATGGCCACAGAAGGGCAGCTGGTGGAGAGAGCATTGGAGCTGCTGGAGGATCGTCAGTTCTGGGCTGGAATAGTCTTCCTCCTCCCAGACCCTTCCTCCTCAGATCTTCCTCCCCACGTCAAGTACAAGATCCGCATGGACATAGATGATGTCACACGTACCAATAAAATCAAAGACAA GTTCTGGGATCCTGGTCCAGCTGCAGAGCCCTTCAGTGATCTGCGCTACATATGGGGCGGCTTTGTCTATGTGCAGGATTTAGTGGAACGAGCAATAACTCGTGTGCTGAGTGGCAAACAACCAACTACAGGAATATATATCCAGCAGATGCCCTACCCATGCTTTGTGGATGATGT CTTTCTGCGAGTCTTGAATCGTTCGCTCCCTCTCTTCATGACGCTGGCGTGGATATACTCAGTGGCAATGATCATTAAAGGCATGGTGTATGAGAAGGAGGCACGACTGAAGGAGACTATGAAGATCATGGGCTTGGGCTCAGGAACGCTCTGGCTCAGCTGGTTCATCAGCAGTTACCTGCCTTTTCTCTTCAGCTCCGGACTTCTCATTACTGCACTCAAG TTGGGAGATATCTTGCCCTACAGCGACCCTGCGGTTATCTTCTTCTTCCTGGCCGCCTTTGCTACAGCCACAATCATGTTGTGCTTCCTCATCAGTACATTCTTCTCTCGTGCCAATCTGGCAGCAGCCTGTGGAGGACTCATCTACTTCTCTCTCTACCTGCCTTATGTGCTCTGTGTGGCCTGGAGGGAATATCTGACCAGCACACACAGAATCCTAGCA AGCTTCCTCTCTCCAGTAGCCTTTGGATTTGGCTGTGAGTACTTCTCTCAGTATGAAGAGCAAGGAGTGGGTATTCAGTGGTTCAATCTTCTGTCCAGTCCTACTGAAGGAGACAACTACAACTTTACTACCTCAATCATAATGCTGTATGTGGATGCCTTCATCTATGGAGTGGCCACCTGGTACATTGAAGCTGTGTTTCCAG gGCAGTATGGAATTCCCAGGCCTTGGTATTTTATCTTCCAGTTAAATTACTGGGGAGGAGTACCGCTGGAGGCTGACATACCCATTCCTCCAGTACCATGTGATCAACCAGACG ataaaattgaaCCAGAACCTTCTCATCTCGTCCTTGGGGTAGCCATACATGACTTGGtgaaaatttataaaaaagGGGCCAAGCTTGCTGTCAATCATCTGAACCTCAAGTTCTATGAGGGTCAGATCACGTCATTCCTGGGTCACAACGGAGCTGGCAAGACAACAACGAT GTCCATTCTGACTGGGCTGTTCCCCCCGACTGCTGGCACAGTTTACATAAAGGGCAGGGACATTCGCACAGACATGGACATCATCCGTAGAACTCTGGGAGTGTGTCCCCAACACAATGTTCTTTTCCCAAT GCTCACTGTAGAAGAGCATGTATGGTTCTATGGCCGTCTTAAAGGCATGAGCAGTGCCGAGGTTAAAGAAGAGATGGCCTCCCTGCTGGAGGATGTGGGACTGTTACACAAACGACACGAGCAGACCAGGAACCTCTCAG GCGGCATGCAGAGGAAGCTCTCAGTAGCTATAGCCTTCATAGGAGGTTCTAAAGTTGTTGTCCTGGACGAGCCCACTGCTGGAGTGGACCCCTATTCGCGACGTGGGATATGGGACCTACTGCTCAAATACCGCAAAG ACCGTACCATTATTTTGTCTACACATTACATGGATGAGGCTGATCTCCTGGGCGACCGCATCGCCATCATCTCTCAGGGGAAGCTGTGCTGCTGCGGCTCGCCACTTTTCCTAAAAGCTCGTCTGGGCACAGGATATTACCTGACCATAGTGAAGAAGGAGCTCCCAAGTCTCACACCAAGCAGTACAAGTGCCGCCAATCTCTCAGCATCCACACTCATGAAG GAGAGTGATTCTTCCATGAGTGATGACACTGGACTTGGAAATGAGCTCTATGGCTCAG ATGTGAGTGGCCTTGTGGCTCTTGCCCAACACCACATTGCTAGGGCTCAGCTGGTGGAAGATGTGGGCAGAGAAGCAGTGATCAACTTCCCCCATGCCGCCTCGGAAGATGGCACTCTCGCCCTTTTCTTGGCAGAGCTGGAGAAACGTCAGAGCGAGTTTGGCGTTGTCAGTTATGGACTCTCAGATACCACACTAGAGGAG ATCTTTCTGAAGGTGGCTGAAGAGACAGGAGTAGATGCTGACCCAGAAGGAAGTGAGGGAGAACTGTCTGAGGACAGAGACACAG AAAGGATACAACATTGTAAAACAG ATGCTAATGAAACGGACCCCCTAAGCAGTAATGTTCAGGGTGGCATGACCCTCACAGGCTGGGGGCTGACCTGGCAGCAGCTCCGCGCACTCTTTATCAAGAGGCTAAAGTACGCCCTCCGCAGCCGCCGAGGTTTCATAGCACAG atTGTGCTACCTGCAGTATTTGTCCTGGTGGCTCTGCTGTTCAGCCTCATTGTCCCTCCCTTTGGAAAGTATCCCCCTCTTGAGCTGCAGCCATGGATGTATGGCGAACAGTACACTTTCTTTAG CAATGATGCCCCAGAGAACCCTGAAATCCAGAATCTCCTTGATGCTCTTCTGGATCCTCCTGGATTCGGGACCAAATGCATGGAGTCAGACAT GGAGCCCCAGTGTGAGGACAGTGAGGCGGGGACAGTGTTTCTGCGACCCCAGATTTCCTATACCACATGGCAGCTTTTTAACAAAGTCAACTGGACAGTTGAGCTCCCTTCTCCTGGCTGTGAATGCAGCACTGAGGATGTTCGCAGAATGCTACCTGAATGTCCACTGGGAGCAGGAGGCTTGCCTCCTCCCCAG ATAAAAAGATTGACAGGTGACCTGCTGCAGAATCTGACTGGCCGTAATATTTCTGACTACCTCATCAAGACTTACCCGCAGATTCTGAAAAAAAG CTTGAAGACGAAAAAGTGGGTGAATGAGTTCAG GTATGGAGGTTTCTCTCTGGGCAGTAAAAGCTCACAGGGTCAGACAGATATCCATCAGCTAGAGCAGTCTGTAATGGCTATAAGAACACGCTACAAAATAGCACAG AACGGCTCACTGGATCAACTTTTGGACAGATTACCAGGCCTTCTTACTGGGCTTAGTAGTCAAAATAATGTTAAG GTATGGTTTAATAATAAAGGTTGGCATGCCATGGTGTCATTTGTGAACATCATGAACAATGGACTGCTCCGTGCCAGTCTTCCTCCAGGACCAGACAGAAGGAAACATGGAATAACAGCCTATAATCATCCACTTAACCTCACCAAGGAGCAGCTCACCGAGTTTGCCTT aaTGACCACCTCAGTGGATGTCTTGGTGTCCATATGTGTGATTTTTGCCATGTCCTTTGTACCAGCAAGTTTTGTACTGTTTCTGATCGAGGAGAGGGTCAGCAAGTCTAAGCACCTTCAGTTTGTTAGTGGGGTCAAACCCATTCTGTATTGGACTGCAAACTTTGTTTGGGACATG TTGAACTACACGGTTCCTGCTACCATGGTGGTCCTCATCTTCATAAGCTTCCAACAGCAGTCTTATGTCTCTGAAAAAAACCTTCCTGCGCTAGTGCTTCTTCTCTTGTTCTATGG TTGGTCCATCACTCCTCTAATGTACCCTGCCTCGTTCGTGTTCTCTGTGCCCAGCACAGCCTATGTGGTGCTCACCTCCATCAACCTTTTCATCGGCATCAATGGCAGCATAGCCACCTTCGTCCTCGAGCTCTTTGTTGATGAA CATTTAAATGAGGTCAACAGGATCCTCAAGAAGGTCTTTTTGATCTTTCCTCACTTCTGTCTGGGTCGAGGTCTTATTGACATGGCTAAAAACCAGGCAATGGCAGATGCTTTCCAGAGGCTTG gaaACACGCAGACACTGGAGCCACTGGCATGGGATTTTGTAGGGAAGAACTTGTTTGCTATGGCAGTCGAGGGCGttgtcttcttcattttcactgtaCTGCTTCAGTACAAGTTCTTCATACACTTCAG AATGTGGTCTGATCCTGTCCTGCCACCACTGGGCCCAGAGGATGAGGACGTAGCAAATGAAAGAGAACGTGTGAAAAGCAACAAAACTCAGGACAATATTCTTATTGTCAGAGACCTGAGCAAG GTCTATAAGGCAGGCAAGAGGCCAGCAGTGAACCAGCTTTGTCTTGGCATTCCTCGGGGAGAG tgctTTGGGCTTCTTGGGGTTAATGGGGCTGGGAAGACTTCCACTTTTCGCATGCTGACAGGAGACACCACCATTACCtatggagatgcttttctcaaCAATTACAG TGTGCTGAATGACATGGACAGAGTACATCAGCTAATGGGCTACTGTCCTCAGTTTGATGCCATCAATGACCTTTTGACTGGAAGAGAGCACCTAGAGTTCTATGCTCGATTGAGAGGAGTCCCTGAGCCATATGTAGCAAAG GTCTCACAGTGGGGAGTAAAAAAACTGGGACTGACACAGTACGCTGAGCAAGAAGCAGGAGGATACAGTGGAGGCAATAAACGCAAACTCTCAACTGCCATTTCTCTTATCGGAGCACCACCAGTTGTTTTTCTG GATGAGCCCACAACAGGAATGGATCCAAAGGCTAAGCGCTTCTTGTGGAACTGTATCCTCAGCGTCATCAAAGAAGGCCGAGCTGTTGTTCTCACATCCCACAG TATGGAAGAGTGTGAAGCTCTCTGCACTCGCATGGCCATCATGGTCAATGGGAGGTTCCAGTGTCTGGGTTCAGTGCAGCACCTCAAGAACag ATTTGGCGATGGGTATACAATTATCCTCCGCTTGTCTGCACCATCTCCGGATTCCTGCCCCGTGAATGCCTACATCCAGAACTGCTTTCCTGGAATCAAGCTGAAGGAGAGACACCACAACGTTCTGCAGTATCAGCTGCCAACTCACGCCTGCTCCCTCGCTCATGTGTTCGACATTCTGTCAAACAACAGCGAAGAGCTGGGAATAGCGGAATATTCCGTCTCTCAGACCACACTGGACCAG GTGTTTGTCAACTTCGCGAAGGAGCAGATGGATGACGATGACCAACTCAGAGAGGTGGCTATAAACAGTGGATCAGATGCAACTCAATCCCGCACACCTCAGCAATCCAGTCAAACTATATATCCATCGCTAACAACTTCTTTTGAACCTAAAAGATCAGTGTCTCAAGTTACTGCTGCTCAGTCACCCCATCCGTTATCATCATCCCAATCCAGTCAGCCAGGAGCTGCATGGTCAAAGACTAAAGAGAGCAAATGTAGCAAAACAAAGCAACCTCAGCAAATACAAATGCAGCCTCTAATGGATTTCTCAGCTAATGGATTAAAGTGCACAGAAGAAGAGAAATCTCAGAGCAAAGACCTTACCAAGCTTTTTATAGTCAAGACATGA